The following are encoded in a window of Streptomyces sp. Go-475 genomic DNA:
- a CDS encoding SpoIIE family protein phosphatase encodes MEQPVTLGRVTRSSGEEPEAPEVLEALVGEALTARVTLDDRGTVTGWNAGAERLLGYSAGQMTGHRAADLLAEPIPVRGGMPALAGLPRWNGDVALRHRDGRKLTVRILAHHREPGTGAPAWLIVSALTGGQPRPGLDDALVRWSFAQSPCCAMALYDTRLRLRRANADMERAVALTEDEMRGLRVSEIVDNEAGVQAEQSMARVLRTGEPQYDENYLRAPGEDHEHAWSAFTSALRDPEGVVQGVCLSAHDMTEQFRARQRLQLIAEAGRRIGSTLDVTRTAQELADVTVPVLADFAGVDLLTELDDLHEPPAHPAPADGPLLLRRVALRSVTSGAPEAVGVVGRVESYPEGSAPFESLRTGQPAVHAVTDAAVAGWLARDPARAARVRAFGVHSIMTVPLAARGTTLGVAFFARYRSPGAFRHDDAVLAGELAARAAVSIDNARRYTRERATAVTLQRSLLPRRLPRQAAVEVASRYLPAGAHAGVGGDWFDVIPLSGARVALVVGDVVGHGLHASATMGRLRTAVRTLADIDLPCDELLTHLDDLVARLNTEEERGAEATAPADTPEPAPFPGPPEPAGYPETSADVGATCLYAVYDPVSRRCCFAGAGHPVPALVSPDGTVELVGLPAAPPLGVGGLPYEATEVEIPEGSLLALYTNGLVENRDRDIDTGVRRLREALARPAPSLDALCDTVLADLLPRRPADDVALLIARTRALDAGQVATWAVPDDPSAVAQTRKDVVAQLERWGLSDAVFVTELVVSELVTNAIRHAEPPIQLRLIHDSTLICEVSDGGNTAPHLRRARSYDEGGRGLLLVAQLTERWGTRQGATGKTIWAEQSLSLPSLQ; translated from the coding sequence ATGGAGCAGCCCGTCACCCTCGGCCGGGTCACCCGGTCGTCCGGAGAAGAGCCCGAGGCCCCCGAGGTCCTCGAGGCCCTCGTCGGCGAAGCCCTCACCGCCCGCGTCACCCTCGACGACCGCGGCACGGTGACGGGCTGGAACGCGGGCGCCGAGCGGCTCCTCGGATACTCGGCCGGGCAGATGACCGGCCACCGCGCCGCGGACCTGCTGGCCGAGCCGATCCCGGTCCGGGGCGGCATGCCCGCCCTCGCCGGGCTGCCCCGCTGGAACGGCGACGTCGCGCTCCGGCACCGGGACGGCCGCAAGCTGACGGTGCGCATCCTCGCCCACCACCGGGAACCCGGCACCGGCGCCCCCGCCTGGCTCATCGTCTCCGCGCTGACCGGCGGGCAGCCGCGGCCCGGCCTCGACGACGCCCTGGTGCGCTGGAGCTTCGCCCAGTCCCCGTGCTGCGCCATGGCGCTCTACGACACCCGGCTGCGGCTGCGCCGGGCCAACGCGGACATGGAACGCGCCGTGGCGCTCACCGAGGACGAGATGCGGGGGCTGCGCGTCAGCGAGATCGTCGACAACGAGGCCGGTGTCCAGGCGGAACAGAGCATGGCCCGGGTGCTGCGGACCGGGGAGCCGCAGTACGACGAGAACTACCTGCGCGCCCCGGGCGAGGACCACGAGCACGCCTGGTCGGCCTTCACGTCCGCGCTGCGTGACCCCGAGGGCGTGGTCCAGGGCGTCTGCCTCTCGGCGCACGACATGACGGAGCAGTTCCGGGCCCGCCAGCGGCTCCAGCTGATCGCCGAGGCCGGCCGGCGCATCGGCAGCACGCTCGACGTGACGCGCACGGCCCAGGAGCTGGCGGACGTGACCGTCCCGGTGCTGGCCGACTTCGCCGGCGTCGATCTGCTGACCGAACTGGACGACCTGCACGAACCGCCCGCGCACCCGGCCCCCGCCGACGGGCCGCTGCTGCTGCGCCGCGTCGCCCTGCGGTCGGTGACCTCAGGAGCGCCGGAGGCGGTCGGGGTGGTCGGGCGGGTGGAGTCCTACCCGGAGGGCTCGGCGCCCTTCGAGAGCCTGCGCACGGGACAGCCCGCCGTGCACGCGGTGACCGACGCGGCCGTCGCCGGGTGGCTGGCACGCGACCCGGCCCGTGCCGCCCGGGTCCGGGCGTTCGGCGTGCACTCGATCATGACCGTGCCGCTGGCCGCCCGCGGCACCACGCTGGGCGTCGCCTTCTTCGCCCGGTACCGCAGCCCCGGGGCGTTCCGGCACGACGACGCGGTCCTGGCCGGGGAGCTGGCGGCGCGGGCGGCGGTCAGCATCGACAACGCCCGCCGCTACACCCGGGAGCGGGCCACGGCGGTCACCCTCCAGCGCAGCCTGCTGCCGCGGCGGCTGCCCCGGCAGGCGGCGGTCGAGGTCGCCTCCCGCTATCTGCCGGCCGGCGCGCACGCCGGGGTCGGCGGCGACTGGTTCGACGTCATCCCGCTGTCCGGGGCGCGGGTGGCGCTGGTCGTCGGCGACGTCGTCGGCCACGGCCTGCACGCCTCGGCGACCATGGGGCGGCTGCGCACGGCCGTCCGCACCCTCGCCGACATCGACCTGCCGTGCGACGAACTCCTCACCCACCTCGACGACCTCGTGGCCCGCCTGAACACGGAGGAGGAGCGCGGGGCGGAGGCCACAGCGCCCGCGGACACCCCCGAGCCCGCTCCGTTCCCCGGGCCCCCGGAGCCGGCCGGCTACCCCGAGACCTCCGCCGACGTCGGCGCCACGTGCCTGTACGCCGTCTACGACCCCGTGTCGCGACGCTGCTGCTTCGCCGGTGCCGGGCACCCCGTCCCGGCCCTGGTCAGCCCCGACGGCACCGTCGAACTCGTCGGGCTCCCGGCCGCGCCCCCGCTCGGCGTGGGCGGCCTGCCGTACGAGGCAACCGAGGTCGAGATCCCCGAGGGCAGCCTGCTCGCCCTCTACACCAACGGCCTGGTCGAGAACCGCGACCGGGACATCGACACCGGCGTCCGCAGGCTGCGGGAGGCCCTCGCCCGCCCGGCGCCCTCGCTGGACGCCCTGTGCGACACGGTCCTCGCCGACCTGCTGCCACGGCGCCCGGCCGACGACGTGGCCCTGCTCATCGCCCGTACCCGCGCGCTCGACGCCGGCCAGGTCGCCACCTGGGCGGTGCCCGACGACCCCTCCGCCGTCGCCCAGACCCGCAAGGACGTGGTGGCGCAACTGGAGCGCTGGGGGCTGTCCGACGCCGTCTTCGTCACGGAACTGGTCGTCAGCGAGCTCGTCACCAACGCCATCCGCCACGCCGAGCCACCGATCCAGCTCCGCCTGATCCACGACTCCACCCTCATCTGCGAGGTGTCCGACGGCGGCAACACCGCACCCCATCTGCGGCGCGCCCGCAGCTACGACGAGGGCGGCCGCGGCCTGCTCCTGGTGGCCCAGCTGACCGAGCGCTGGGGCACCCGCCAGGGCGCCACGGGCAAGACCATCTGGGCGGAACAGTCCCTGTCTCTCCCGTCTCTCCAGTGA
- a CDS encoding DUF72 domain-containing protein translates to MGEILVGTCSWTDRALVGSGWYPPGRRDAEGRLRHYAERFPVVEVDASYYALPSERNSRLWAGRTPDGFVFDVKAFSLLTGHPTREAVMPDGLPADPRDPAVLDEVWARFAAGIEPLRQAGRLGSVLFQFPPRFRPGPRAEEFLRECAEQTRGWPLAVEFRHPSWWEPGRDEATSALLARYGMAAVAVDMTQTLPSSVPPVTPVTSPRLSVVRFHGRSTAWGTGSKEDRFRHAYGEDELAEWLPRVRRLAERTERVHVLFNNCCGDAAVRAAETMTRLLDGDRPTAAPGLPRARSAPAAPPSPGPLPTPARSSSSSRSRGGAG, encoded by the coding sequence ATGGGCGAGATCCTCGTGGGCACGTGTTCCTGGACCGACCGGGCGCTGGTCGGCAGCGGCTGGTACCCGCCGGGGCGGCGGGACGCCGAGGGGCGGTTACGGCACTACGCCGAGCGGTTCCCGGTCGTCGAGGTCGACGCGTCGTACTACGCGCTGCCGAGCGAGCGGAACAGCCGGCTGTGGGCCGGGCGGACACCCGACGGGTTCGTGTTCGACGTGAAGGCGTTCTCGCTGCTGACCGGGCATCCGACCCGGGAGGCGGTGATGCCGGACGGGCTGCCGGCGGACCCGCGGGACCCGGCGGTGCTGGACGAGGTGTGGGCCCGGTTCGCGGCCGGGATCGAGCCGCTGCGGCAGGCCGGACGGCTCGGGAGCGTGCTGTTCCAGTTCCCGCCCCGGTTCCGGCCCGGGCCGCGGGCGGAGGAGTTCCTGCGGGAGTGCGCCGAGCAGACCCGGGGCTGGCCCCTCGCCGTGGAGTTCCGCCATCCGTCCTGGTGGGAGCCGGGCCGGGACGAGGCGACGAGCGCGCTGCTCGCCCGGTACGGCATGGCCGCGGTCGCCGTCGACATGACGCAGACGCTGCCGTCCTCCGTGCCGCCCGTGACGCCCGTGACCTCACCCCGGCTGTCCGTCGTGCGGTTCCACGGCCGCAGCACCGCCTGGGGCACCGGCAGCAAGGAGGACCGGTTCCGGCACGCCTACGGCGAGGACGAACTCGCCGAGTGGCTGCCCCGCGTGCGCCGGCTGGCGGAGCGGACCGAGCGGGTCCACGTCCTGTTCAACAACTGCTGCGGCGACGCCGCCGTCCGCGCCGCCGAGACCATGACCCGGCTCCTCGACGGCGACCGGCCGACGGCGGCACCGGGGCTGCCTAGGGCGCGATCCGCACCGGCCGCTCCACCGTCACCTGGTCCACTTCCGACACCCGCACGGTCGTCTTCATCGTCCAGGTCCCGGGGAGGGGCAGGGTGA
- a CDS encoding copper resistance protein CopC, whose amino-acid sequence MLLGTVLVLLLGGAAPASAHAALRSTDPDDGSVVQRAPRHVTLTFTESVGLLDDSFRVFGPDQHRVPTGEATHAEDRSDTARVALPGKLAQGTYTVAWRVVSADSHPVSGAFSFSVGKRSSTMLQVDTGPAEDPLTGGLHTTARYLAYLAAALLVGTVAFALLCRPARTSPLRRPVVAAWWTLLGSTVVLLLLRAPYEAGTGPATAFDADALGRTLSGRPGLALLARLALLVLSAVFLLWLARRRDRREPVALALGTALAAGLALTWAAAEHASAGIQVPLAMTSSVLHLLATGVWLGGLVALLLTLRRSSGEDLTEVVPRFSRIAFASLIVLAVTGLYQSWRGLGSLSVLGGTSYGRLLLAKLVAVTALLLAAGYSRRWTARIAAPAATVRTAVPARVPQPVGAPAEPEEPDSPGTAAGDSADAGGSGDPPSGGPGDPDALRRGLRRSVLVEVAVAAAVLLITTVLTGTLPGRAQAEAARQAPAGTLPPTAQITVPYDTGTGAVTGRGKVWVTLDPARVGENGIQAVVHGSDAGLVVIPELRITFSLPSRDVGPIDAELTDRGGYWSTNAVTLPLPGTWTMKTTVRVSEVDQVTVERPVRIAP is encoded by the coding sequence GTGCTGCTCGGCACCGTGCTGGTACTGCTCCTCGGGGGAGCGGCCCCCGCCTCGGCCCACGCGGCCCTCCGCTCCACCGACCCCGACGACGGATCCGTCGTCCAGCGGGCCCCCCGCCACGTCACCCTGACCTTCACCGAGTCCGTGGGCCTGCTCGACGACTCCTTCCGGGTCTTCGGCCCGGACCAGCACCGCGTCCCCACCGGCGAGGCCACCCACGCGGAGGACCGCTCCGACACGGCCCGCGTCGCCCTGCCCGGCAAGCTCGCCCAGGGCACCTACACGGTCGCCTGGCGAGTGGTGTCCGCCGACAGCCACCCCGTCTCCGGCGCCTTCAGCTTCTCCGTGGGGAAACGTTCCTCGACCATGCTCCAGGTCGACACCGGCCCGGCCGAGGACCCCCTCACCGGCGGCCTCCACACCACCGCCCGCTACCTCGCCTACCTCGCCGCCGCGCTGCTCGTCGGCACGGTCGCGTTCGCGCTGCTGTGCCGGCCCGCCCGCACCTCCCCCCTGCGCCGGCCCGTGGTCGCGGCCTGGTGGACGCTGCTGGGCTCCACGGTCGTCCTGCTGCTGCTGCGCGCCCCGTACGAGGCGGGCACCGGCCCGGCGACGGCCTTCGACGCGGACGCCCTCGGCCGCACCCTGTCCGGCCGCCCGGGCCTCGCCCTGCTCGCCCGGCTGGCCCTGCTCGTGCTGAGCGCGGTCTTCCTGCTGTGGCTGGCCAGGCGCCGGGACCGCCGGGAGCCCGTCGCACTCGCGCTGGGCACGGCCCTGGCCGCCGGACTGGCCCTGACCTGGGCGGCGGCCGAGCACGCCTCCGCCGGGATCCAGGTGCCGCTGGCGATGACATCGTCCGTGCTGCACCTGCTGGCGACCGGGGTGTGGCTCGGCGGTCTCGTGGCGCTGCTCCTGACCCTGCGCCGCTCGTCCGGCGAGGACCTCACGGAGGTCGTGCCGCGCTTCTCCCGGATCGCGTTCGCCTCGCTGATCGTCCTGGCCGTCACCGGCCTCTACCAGTCCTGGCGCGGCCTGGGCTCCCTCTCCGTGCTGGGCGGCACGTCGTACGGCAGGCTGCTGCTCGCCAAACTGGTCGCGGTGACCGCGCTGTTGCTGGCGGCCGGCTACTCGCGGCGCTGGACGGCGCGGATCGCCGCACCGGCGGCCACCGTCCGGACGGCCGTACCGGCGCGGGTCCCGCAACCGGTCGGCGCACCGGCCGAACCCGAGGAGCCGGACAGCCCCGGCACGGCGGCGGGCGACTCGGCCGACGCGGGCGGCTCGGGCGACCCGCCCTCGGGCGGTCCAGGCGATCCGGACGCCCTGCGTCGCGGCCTGCGCCGCTCCGTCCTCGTCGAAGTCGCCGTCGCCGCCGCGGTGTTGCTGATCACGACCGTGCTCACCGGCACCCTGCCCGGCCGTGCCCAGGCCGAGGCGGCGCGGCAGGCCCCGGCGGGCACGCTGCCGCCCACCGCCCAGATCACGGTGCCCTACGACACGGGCACGGGCGCCGTGACCGGCCGCGGCAAGGTGTGGGTCACCCTGGACCCGGCCCGGGTCGGCGAGAACGGCATCCAGGCCGTCGTCCACGGCTCCGACGCCGGGCTGGTGGTCATCCCCGAACTCCGCATCACCTTCAGCCTCCCCTCCCGCGACGTCGGCCCGATCGACGCCGAACTCACCGACCGGGGCGGCTACTGGAGCACCAACGCCGTCACCCTGCCCCTCCCCGGGACCTGGACGATGAAGACGACCGTGCGGGTGTCGGAAGTGGACCAGGTGACGGTGGAGCGGCCGGTGCGGATCGCGCCCTAG
- a CDS encoding cupin domain-containing protein, protein MTPDDLIAHYGLEPIPREGGLFRQTWAGPERPDGRPEGTAIVALLTADDFSALHRLPTDEIWHFYRGDPLELLLLAPDGSSRTVVLGPDVLHGQHVQFTVPAGTWMGGRVTEGGSWTLFGCTMAPGFTFEGYEHGDAAELAASYPAVADKIQGLGRPAS, encoded by the coding sequence GTGACGCCCGACGACCTCATCGCCCACTACGGGCTGGAGCCGATCCCGCGCGAGGGCGGCCTGTTCCGCCAGACCTGGGCCGGACCCGAACGCCCCGACGGCAGACCGGAGGGCACGGCGATCGTCGCGCTCCTCACGGCGGACGACTTCTCCGCCCTCCACCGCCTGCCCACGGACGAGATCTGGCACTTCTACCGGGGCGACCCCCTGGAACTCCTGCTCCTCGCCCCGGACGGGAGCAGCCGGACGGTGGTCCTGGGCCCGGACGTCCTGCACGGCCAGCACGTCCAGTTCACGGTCCCGGCGGGCACGTGGATGGGCGGCAGGGTGACCGAGGGGGGTTCCTGGACCCTCTTCGGCTGCACGATGGCCCCCGGCTTCACCTTCGAGGGCTACGAGCACGGGGACGCGGCGGAGCTGGCGGCGAGCTATCCGGCCGTGGCCGACAAGATCCAGGGGCTTGGCCGACCTGCTTCTTAG
- a CDS encoding GNAT family N-acetyltransferase — protein MSDLYASRTAVHEQVTDGFGTVRVLPLDPRADAGVIHAWASEERAVFWGMTGLTEQQVAEVYAHLDTLSTHHAYLVVRDGDPVALLQTYEPEADRVGECYDVRPGDIGVHLLLAPAGPDGGQPGWTARLVTAIARYVLLGLDRRRIVVDPDVGNEKAIARFLKQGFTAGPVVVLPEIDLPDVYLPEKKAQLAFLDREILFPG, from the coding sequence ATGTCTGACCTGTACGCCTCCCGCACCGCCGTCCACGAGCAGGTGACCGACGGCTTCGGCACCGTCCGCGTGCTGCCGCTGGACCCGCGGGCCGACGCCGGGGTGATCCACGCCTGGGCGAGCGAGGAGCGGGCCGTCTTCTGGGGCATGACCGGCCTCACCGAGCAGCAGGTCGCCGAGGTCTACGCCCACCTGGACACGCTCAGCACCCACCACGCCTACCTCGTCGTCCGGGACGGCGACCCGGTCGCGCTCCTGCAGACCTACGAGCCGGAGGCCGACCGCGTCGGCGAGTGCTACGACGTCCGGCCCGGCGACATCGGCGTCCACCTGCTGCTCGCCCCCGCCGGGCCGGACGGCGGGCAGCCCGGCTGGACCGCCCGGCTGGTGACCGCCATCGCCCGGTACGTGCTGCTCGGCCTGGACCGCCGGCGGATCGTCGTCGACCCGGACGTGGGCAACGAGAAGGCGATCGCCCGCTTCCTCAAGCAGGGCTTCACGGCCGGGCCGGTGGTCGTCCTGCCCGAGATCGACCTCCCGGACGTGTACCTGCCGGAGAAGAAGGCCCAGCTCGCCTTCCTCGACCGGGAGATACTCTTCCCCGGGTGA
- a CDS encoding penicillin acylase family protein gives MATEIYRDAWGIPHLRAGSAAGLAHAQGLVTARDRAWQLEVERHRTRGTSASFLGETALAWDRFARRARLDDTARRCFARLEEQDPETAAWVRAYVDGVNAGLARGADAAPEFARTGLTPGRWEPWTPLGVWLATHILFAGFPAKLWREHVVTHLGAQAVRLFATDGPGTSGSNGWLVGGERTVTGQAVIAGDPHRWIEDPGVYQQIRLSCPEFDVVGLAVPGVPGIAHFGHTGTVAWAITNAMADYQDLYRERLRRTGAGVEALDPDGVWRRAARHTEAVEVAGEEPVEVEVIETARGPVVIGGPEGLDGGTTEPDLPPVAVSLRYPPRVTGDLGFGALLPLLRARRVADVDRAFDRWAEPVNVVQAADTQGGVLHRVAGFVPLRAEANRLRLVPAWEPGHEWHGRQETPRAGLTDGVAVMANQRGPAAPCGVEFAPPHRHDRIAALLAGKERWSAADMPALHTDTYLASATALLDHLEPLDGLTPEARALRDRLLGWDRRMDAGSADAALYAAVRGAVVRELAAHPAFAALATPPAYPEVFLPWLALVPRVGFALEHLLTAGELYGIDRPAAVRAAIEEVAARPPAGVWGDTHRLAPWRALEPEQPYDEPGLSGDHDCVLCTSGVPGLTDRAARGPVARYVWDLARREDSRWVVPFGASGVPGSPHHRDQLPHWLAGDLVPVVTDWAQLTKETDV, from the coding sequence GTGGCCACCGAGATCTACCGTGATGCCTGGGGCATCCCGCATCTGCGCGCGGGCAGCGCGGCCGGACTCGCCCACGCCCAGGGCCTCGTCACCGCCCGCGACCGGGCCTGGCAGCTGGAGGTCGAGCGCCACCGGACGCGGGGCACCTCGGCGTCCTTCCTGGGCGAGACCGCCCTGGCCTGGGACCGGTTCGCCAGACGCGCCAGACTCGACGACACCGCCAGACGCTGCTTCGCGCGGCTGGAGGAGCAGGACCCGGAGACGGCCGCCTGGGTGCGGGCGTACGTCGACGGCGTCAACGCGGGACTGGCGCGGGGAGCGGACGCCGCCCCCGAGTTCGCCCGCACCGGTCTCACCCCCGGCCGCTGGGAGCCCTGGACCCCCCTCGGCGTCTGGCTCGCCACGCACATCCTCTTCGCCGGGTTCCCCGCCAAGCTCTGGCGCGAGCACGTCGTCACCCACCTCGGCGCCCAGGCCGTCCGCCTGTTCGCCACCGACGGCCCCGGCACCTCCGGCAGCAACGGCTGGCTGGTCGGCGGCGAGCGGACCGTCACCGGGCAGGCGGTCATCGCCGGCGACCCGCACCGCTGGATCGAGGACCCCGGCGTCTACCAGCAGATCCGCCTCTCCTGCCCCGAGTTCGACGTCGTGGGCCTCGCCGTCCCGGGCGTCCCCGGCATCGCCCACTTCGGGCACACCGGCACGGTCGCCTGGGCCATCACCAACGCCATGGCCGACTACCAGGACCTGTACCGGGAGCGGCTGCGGCGCACCGGCGCCGGGGTGGAGGCGCTGGACCCGGACGGCGTCTGGCGGCGGGCGGCCCGGCACACGGAGGCCGTCGAGGTCGCGGGCGAGGAGCCGGTCGAGGTCGAGGTGATCGAGACCGCCCGGGGCCCGGTGGTGATCGGCGGACCGGAGGGCCTGGACGGCGGCACCACCGAACCCGACCTGCCCCCGGTCGCCGTCAGCCTGCGCTATCCGCCCCGGGTCACCGGCGACCTCGGCTTCGGCGCCCTGCTGCCGCTGCTGCGCGCCCGCCGGGTCGCCGACGTGGACCGGGCCTTCGACCGCTGGGCCGAGCCGGTCAACGTCGTCCAGGCCGCCGACACCCAGGGCGGTGTGCTGCACCGTGTGGCCGGGTTCGTGCCGCTGCGCGCCGAGGCCAACCGGCTGCGGCTGGTGCCCGCCTGGGAGCCCGGCCACGAGTGGCACGGCCGGCAGGAGACGCCCCGCGCCGGGCTCACCGACGGCGTCGCCGTCATGGCCAACCAGCGCGGCCCGGCAGCACCCTGCGGCGTCGAGTTCGCCCCGCCCCACCGCCACGACCGGATCGCCGCGCTGCTCGCGGGCAAGGAGCGCTGGTCCGCCGCCGACATGCCCGCCCTCCACACGGACACGTACCTCGCCTCCGCGACCGCCCTCCTGGACCACCTGGAGCCCCTCGACGGCCTCACCCCCGAGGCCCGCGCCCTCCGGGACCGGCTCCTCGGCTGGGACCGCCGCATGGACGCCGGCAGCGCCGACGCGGCCTTGTACGCGGCGGTGCGCGGCGCGGTCGTACGGGAACTGGCGGCGCACCCGGCGTTCGCCGCGCTGGCGACCCCGCCGGCGTACCCCGAGGTGTTCCTGCCCTGGCTGGCCCTCGTCCCCCGCGTCGGCTTCGCCCTGGAACACCTGCTGACCGCCGGGGAGCTGTACGGCATCGACCGCCCGGCGGCCGTCCGCGCGGCGATCGAGGAGGTGGCCGCGCGGCCGCCGGCCGGGGTCTGGGGCGACACCCACCGGCTCGCCCCCTGGCGGGCGCTGGAGCCGGAGCAGCCGTACGACGAACCGGGGCTGTCCGGCGACCACGACTGCGTGCTGTGCACCTCGGGCGTGCCGGGCCTCACCGACCGCGCCGCCCGGGGCCCGGTCGCCCGGTACGTGTGGGACCTGGCCCGGCGCGAGGACAGCCGCTGGGTGGTCCCGTTCGGCGCCTCGGGCGTCCCCGGCTCGCCCCACCACCGCGACCAGCTCCCCCACTGGCTCGCGGGAGACCTCGTCCCGGTCGTCACCGACTGGGCGCAGCTGACGAAGGAGACCGATGTCTGA
- a CDS encoding siderophore-interacting protein: MGQGRGWEGAVLKLLRAKDFEFTVTDAEDVTPDYRRLRFTDGGLLAATGVHPTMWVRLWFDNAGKPHQRAYTLVDPDPAAGTFSLEFALHEGCASDWARAAKPGDTIEATVQGTGFEHPSPAPSHVFAVGDPASLPAINSLLDALGSAPATVWFEGGDDGLPFRTDPDRHELRKVPRQDSGAHLVDRVRSDLPGLLQGTSDPYVWIACDTATTRTLAAYVRKELGLPKQRVHALGYWRP; this comes from the coding sequence ATGGGGCAGGGGCGGGGTTGGGAGGGCGCGGTCCTCAAACTGCTGCGCGCGAAGGATTTCGAGTTCACCGTGACGGACGCGGAGGACGTCACCCCGGACTACCGGCGGCTGCGCTTCACCGACGGCGGCCTGCTGGCGGCGACCGGCGTCCACCCCACCATGTGGGTCCGGCTCTGGTTCGACAACGCGGGCAAGCCGCACCAGCGGGCCTACACCCTGGTCGACCCCGACCCGGCGGCCGGCACCTTCAGCCTGGAGTTCGCGCTGCACGAAGGGTGCGCCAGCGACTGGGCCCGGGCGGCGAAGCCCGGCGACACCATCGAGGCGACCGTCCAGGGCACCGGCTTCGAACACCCGAGCCCGGCGCCCTCGCACGTCTTCGCCGTCGGCGACCCGGCCTCGCTCCCGGCCATCAACTCGCTCCTGGACGCCCTCGGCTCCGCCCCGGCCACGGTCTGGTTCGAGGGCGGCGACGACGGCCTGCCGTTCCGCACCGACCCGGACCGCCACGAGCTGCGCAAGGTGCCGCGCCAGGACTCCGGCGCCCACCTGGTCGACCGGGTGAGGTCGGACCTGCCCGGGCTGCTCCAGGGCACCTCCGACCCGTACGTCTGGATCGCCTGCGACACGGCCACCACCCGGACCCTGGCGGCGTACGTCCGCAAGGAACTGGGCCTGCCCAAGCAGCGCGTGCACGCCCTGGGGTACTGGCGCCCCTGA
- a CDS encoding HhH-GPD-type base excision DNA repair protein, with protein MDVTLHLAQDPEADALLGRSPLAALVGMLLDQQIPMEWAFKGPATIAQRLGTDDLDAHDIAAHDPEAFAALLSQKPAVHRYPGSMAKRVQQLCQYLVEHYDGDAEAVWKDAGTGKELLKRLAELPGFGKQKAQIFLALLGKQLGVRPTGWREAAGSYGEEKSFRSVADITGPESLAKVRAHKQEMKAAAKAAKTAKATGKQP; from the coding sequence ATGGACGTCACTCTTCACCTCGCCCAGGACCCCGAGGCCGACGCGCTGCTCGGCCGCAGTCCGCTCGCCGCGCTCGTCGGGATGCTGCTGGACCAGCAGATCCCGATGGAGTGGGCGTTCAAGGGTCCGGCCACGATCGCCCAGCGGCTCGGCACCGACGACCTGGACGCGCACGACATCGCCGCGCACGACCCCGAGGCCTTCGCCGCGCTGCTCTCCCAGAAGCCGGCGGTGCACCGCTACCCCGGCTCCATGGCCAAGCGCGTCCAGCAGCTGTGCCAGTACCTCGTCGAGCACTACGACGGTGACGCCGAGGCCGTCTGGAAGGACGCCGGCACCGGCAAGGAGCTGCTGAAGCGGCTGGCGGAACTGCCCGGCTTCGGCAAGCAGAAGGCCCAGATCTTCCTCGCCCTGCTGGGCAAGCAGCTCGGGGTGCGGCCGACCGGGTGGCGCGAGGCGGCCGGCTCCTACGGCGAGGAGAAGTCCTTCCGCTCGGTCGCCGACATCACCGGCCCCGAGTCGCTGGCCAAGGTGCGGGCCCACAAGCAGGAGATGAAGGCGGCGGCCAAGGCGGCCAAGACAGCGAAGGCCACCGGAAAGCAGCCGTAA
- a CDS encoding type II toxin-antitoxin system VapB family antitoxin, translating to MIFKRIGNGRPYPDHGRESTRQWADVAPRPVRLDQLVTTKQQLDLETLLAEDSTFYGDLFAHVVKWQGDLYLEDGLHRAVRAALQQRQVLHARVLELD from the coding sequence GTGATCTTCAAGCGCATCGGAAACGGCCGGCCGTACCCCGACCACGGCCGGGAAAGCACCCGGCAGTGGGCGGACGTCGCGCCGCGCCCGGTCCGCCTCGATCAGCTCGTGACGACGAAACAGCAGCTCGACCTGGAGACCCTCCTCGCCGAGGACTCGACCTTCTACGGCGACCTCTTCGCGCACGTCGTGAAGTGGCAGGGCGACCTCTACCTGGAGGACGGCCTGCATCGCGCGGTGCGGGCGGCGCTCCAGCAGCGCCAGGTGCTGCACGCGCGCGTGCTCGAGCTCGACTGA
- a CDS encoding LytR C-terminal domain-containing protein gives MGGKYRIKGNKYPRMRRPRRRGRLVALGIASVVVLGVGGWGTLQLIDVFTGGGRKASAAGGGTECGPATKASPSPSARPLPEPRAITVNVLNATTRSGLAKKTADELKKRGFKIGDVGNATKEYDKKVKGPGVLLGPAAARDTSLPVLGTQLPGAERRTDAARKGAALDLVIGDGFKELAKKPDADQALTKLARPEPAPSKKGC, from the coding sequence ATGGGCGGCAAGTACCGCATCAAGGGCAACAAGTACCCCCGGATGCGCCGGCCCCGGCGGCGCGGCAGGCTCGTCGCCCTGGGCATCGCCTCCGTCGTGGTGCTGGGCGTGGGCGGCTGGGGCACGCTGCAGCTCATCGACGTCTTCACCGGCGGCGGCAGAAAGGCTTCGGCGGCCGGCGGCGGCACGGAGTGCGGCCCCGCGACGAAGGCGAGCCCCTCGCCCAGCGCCAGGCCCCTGCCCGAACCCCGCGCGATCACGGTCAACGTGCTCAACGCCACCACCCGCAGCGGCCTGGCGAAGAAGACCGCCGACGAACTGAAGAAGCGCGGCTTCAAGATCGGCGACGTGGGCAACGCGACCAAGGAGTACGACAAGAAGGTAAAGGGCCCCGGCGTGCTGCTCGGCCCCGCCGCCGCCCGCGACACCTCGCTGCCCGTGCTCGGCACCCAGCTCCCGGGCGCCGAGCGGCGCACCGACGCGGCCCGCAAGGGCGCCGCCCTCGACCTCGTCATCGGCGACGGCTTCAAGGAACTGGCGAAGAAGCCGGACGCCGACCAGGCCCTGACCAAGCTGGCCAGGCCCGAGCCGGCGCCGTCGAAGAAGGGCTGCTGA